The Rugosibacter aromaticivorans region TGGCTCTGGTTGGTTATGCCGGTTGGGCAATTCAGATTATCTGGAGGTTGTAAGAGTGACTTATACCGTGCGTAAATTTGATGCTGTGGTGGTGGGTGCAGGCGGTGCTGGTCTGCGTGCTGCGCTGCAACTTTCTGAATCCGGCCTGAAAACAGCCGTGCTAACCAAAGTGTTCCCCACGCGTTCGCACACAGTAGCCGCGCAAGGCGGAGTGGCAGCCTCTCTTGGGAATTCTGAAGAAGATAACTGGCACTGGCACATGTATGACACCATCAAGGGTGGCGACTGGATGTGTGACCAGGACTCGGTCGAGTTCATGTGCCGCAATGCTAACGCGGCGGTGGTCGAACTGGAGCATTACGGCATGCCCTTTGACCGCATCGACAATGGCAAGATTTACCAGCGACCGTTCGGCGGGCACATGTCTAACTTCGGCGAAAAGCCAGTGCGTCGATCCTGTGCGGCAGCCGACCGCACGGGGCACGCGATGCTACATGCCCTGTACCAGCGAAATGTCAAAGTCAATACGCAGTTTTTTGTCGAGTGGCAAGCACTGGATCTGATTCGCGATACGGATGGTGAAGTGTTGGGTGTTGTGGCCATGGATATGGAAACGAGTGAAGTGGTGGCCTTCCATGCCAAGGCCACTATTTTTGCTACAGGCGGCGCGGGTCGTGTTTATTACTCATCCACGAACGCTTTCATTAATACTGGTGATGGTCTGGGCATGGCAGCGCGGGCGGGCATTCCGCTGGAAGATATGGAGTTCTGGCAATTCCATCCTACCGGCGTGGCGGGTGCGGGTGTGCTGATCACCGAAGGGGTGCGCGGCGAAGGCGGCATCTTGCGCAATGCCGATGGTGAGCGGTTTATGGAGCGTTACGCACCGAACGCGAAAGATCTGGCATCGCGTGATGTGGTTTCTCGCTCGATGCTGACCGAGATCAATGAAGGCCGGGGTGCTGGACCGTACAAGGATTATGTGTACCTCGATCTGACCCATCTGGATCCGCAGGTCATCCTCAAGCGGTTGCCCAGTATTCATGAAATCGGGATTCAGTTTGCCGGGGTCGACTGCCTCAAGGAATATCTTCCCGTAGTGCCTACAGCCCATTACCAGATGGGTGGCATTCCGACCAATCGCTACGGTCAGGTGGTTGTGCCACAAGGCAATGATTTATCCGTTCCCGTGCCAGGCTTTTATGCTGCAGGTGAATGTGCCTGCGCCTCGGTGCATGGTGCTAACCGATTAGGCACCAATTCATTGCTCGATCTGCTGGTTTTCGGGAAGTCCTCTGGTGAGGCGGCTGTTGCGTCAATTCGAGAAAATGTAAAAGCGCACAAACCGTTGCCTGTTGATGTGATCGAGAAATCGCTGGCACGTCTGGATCGCTTGAATACGCAAAAAGGTGGCGCCAATGTGCATGAAACGCGACTGCTGATGCAACGTACGCTACAGAAGCATGCCGGTGTCTTTCGCTTCAGCAACCTGCTCAAGGAGGGCGTCACCAAGATTCTCGAAGTGGCTGAAACGGTTGCCCATACGGAAATTCAGGATAAATCGAAGGTGTTCAACACGGCACGTATCGAGGCGCTTGAACTGGATAACCTAATTGAAGTCGCGAAGGCCACCATGATCTCAGCTGAAGCACGCAAGGAGTCACGCGGGGCTCACATGCGGGATGATGCCGAAGATAGTCCCGAGCATCCGAATGGTCGCAACGATGAAGAGTGGCTCAAACATACCCTGTGGCATCGCGAAGGGAATCGCCTTGAATATAAACCGGTACAAATGAAACCGCTTTCAGTTGATAGTATCGAACTGAAAAAGCGTACCTACTAAGAAGGATCCAAGAATGACAATGCCTCTCACCATGCGGACTTACCATTTCAAAATCTATCGTTACGATCCAGATAAGGATGCCAAGCCTTATATGCAGGATATTTTCGTCGAGTGTGATCCGATGGATAAAAAATTGCTGGATGCGATGATCAAACTAAAAGCCAAGGATGATTCACTTTCCTTTCGTCGTTCCTGTCGCGAAGGTGTTTGCGGATCGGACGCCATGAATATCAATGGCAAAAATGGCTTGGCTTGCCTGACTGATCTGGCAATTTTCCCCGAAGGTAAGCCCATTGTGCTGCGTCCCTTGCCGGGCCTGCCTGTAGTACGAGATTTAATCGTCGATATGACGCAGTTCTTTAAGCAATATCTTTCGATCAAGCCTTATCTCGTCAATGATGACCCCTTACCTGAGCGCGAACGGTTGCAGTCCCCTGAAGACAGGGAAGAACTCAACGGTCTTTACGAATGCATTTTGTGTGCGTGTTGCACAACCGCATGCCCTTCGTTCTGGTGGAATCCGGACAAATTTGTCGGTCCGGCGGGTTTGCTTGCTGCTTATCGCTTCATTGCCGACACCCGCGATCAAGCAACGAATGAGCGACTGGATAATCTGGAAGACCCCTACCGTCTTTTCAGGTGCCACACGATCATGAATTGTGTGGATGTCTGTCCGAAAGGGTTGAATCCCACCAAGGCGATAGGCAAGATCAAAGAGATGATGGTTCAACGAGCGGTCTGATTAAATCCATCATGCCTGAAGATCGTCATGTTCGCCTTGGGCGTCTACGCTGGCATTGTCGTCGTGCCTTGTTAGAGCTGGATTTGCTGTTCGAGAGATTCTGGCAGCGGTATGGTGACACGATTGATGTGCAAGATGAAGCTGCACTGAAGCAGTTGTTAGCGCTGGAAGATTATGACTTGTGGGCGTTGGTGAGTGGAACACAGAAAAGTGATGACCCGCAATTAATACAGATGATCGAGCGCATACGTACCGAATTCGTACCGCTTGATCATGAACGACTGAGTGGCAACTTTTATTTCAACGGTAGTACATAGGGGAACTGAGCATGAGCACAAACCGCACCGCAAATTTTGCTGTCGATGGCAAGCACGTTGAATTTCCAGTGATGTCTGGGACGCATGGCAATGATGTCATCGATATCCGGACGCTGGGGGCGAAAACAGGCCTGTTTACTTATGACCCCGGCTTTCTTTCTACTGCAAGCTGCCAGTCGAAAGTGACTTACATTGATGGTGACAAAGGTGAGTTGCTTTACCGGGGTTATCCCATTGAGCAGTTGGCCGAGCAGTGTAATTTCCTTGAAGTGGCCTATTTGCTCAGAAATGGCGAATTGCCAAATGCCGAGAAAAAAACGAAATTTGAGGACACGATCAAGAAGCATACGATGGTGCATGAGCAGCTCGTCAAATTTTATCAAGGCTTTCGGCGGGATGCGCATCCGATGGCTGTGATGGTGGGTGTGGTTGGTGCATTGTCGGCTTTCTATCACGATGCGCATGATTTCTCTGATGCAGAGCATCGCAGCATTTCGTTTAACCGGCTGATCGCCAAGATGCCGACAATTGTTGCCATGACGTACAAATACAGCGTCGGCCAGCCGTTTATGTACCCCCGTAATGATCTTGACTACACCGCTAATTTCATGCACATGATGTTCGGCACACCGGCCGAGGAATACAAACCTAACCCAGTATTAGTGCGTGCGCTGGATGTGATTTTTACCCTGCATGCGGATCACGAACAAAACGCATCTACCTCGACCGTGCGTCTGGCTGGCTCGTCGGGTGCGAATCCGTTTGCCTGTATTTCTGCAGGTATTGCTTGTCTTTGGGGTCCCGCACATGGGGGCGCTAATGAAGCTTGCCTTGAAATGCTAGAAGAAATTGGCGATGTTTCTCGTGTAGGTGAATATATCAAACGTGCCAAAGATAAGACTGACAATTTCAAGTTGATGGGTTTTGGTCATCGCGTCTATAAGAACTTTGACCCGCGTGCGAGGCTGATGAGCAAGGTGTGCGCCGATGTGCTGAGTGAATTGGGTCTGGAGAACGACCGTTTGTTCAAGCTGGCTAAAGAGCTTGAAAAAATTGCGTTGGAAGATGACTATTTCATTGAAAAGAAACTCTATCCGAACGTTGATTTTTACTCAGGTATTGTGCAAAAAGCACTGGGTATTCCAACGTCCATGTTTACCTGCATTTTTGCCCTGGCGCGTACCGTGGGCTGGATGACCCAATGGGAAGAAATGATCACTGATCCTGAGTACAAGATTGGTCGCCCCCGCCAGCTTTACACCGGTGCTGCCCGCCGCGATGTCATTCAGATCGCCAAGCGTTGATACGGTTAAATTAAATAAACCACAGCCCTGGATTTTTACACATTTCAACGAATGAAAAAGGTGATGCCATGATGAAGCAGATGCTGTCCAACTCCTATTTATTTGGCGCCAACACGCCTTATATCGAAGAGTTGTATGACGCTTACCTTGCCAACCCTGCGTCGGTTGATCCCGCTTGGCGAGACTACTTCGATAAGCTGTCCATCCTGCCCGGTGCTGGAAGTTATACCGGGCCGGATGTGGCGCATTATCCTGTCATTGCTTCGTTTGCCCAGCGAGCTAAAGAAGGCACACTGCAATCACCCACGCGGGCAATTGTCGCCGACGACAAACAGGTAAAGGTATTGCAACTGATTAATGCATACCGCTTCCTGGGGAATCGTTGGGCGCAAATTGACCCGCTAAAGCGGAGTGAGCGCCCAGCAATCGCTGAGCTGGAACCTTCGCATTACGGCTTTACTGAAGCGGACTTGGGGCAAAGTTTTAAAACCGGCTCTTTCGCCGCCTTGCCGGATACGGCTACCTTGCGCGAAATTCTTGAAGCACTGCGCGAGACCTATTGCGGAACCATTGGTTCTGAATACATGTACATGGCGGATATTCAGCAAAAACGCTGGATACAGGCGAGGCTAGAACCTATTCGTGCCACGCCCTCTCATACAGCAGAAGAAAAGAAGCGGTTTCTTGAGCGCGTGACCGCTGCCGAGACGCTTGAACGTTACTTGCATACCCGCTATGTGGGCCAAAAGCGCTTTTCGCTTGAAGGCGGTGAATCGGCCATTTTGGCGATGGATGAGTTGATCCGCGTTGGCGGTAGCCATGGTATTCAAGAGATTGTGATTGGTATGGCGCATCGTGGCCGATTGAATGTTCTAGTGAATACTCTCGGCAAATCGCCCAAAATGTTGTTTGATGAGTTTGAGGGCAAGAAAGCGTCCGATCTCTCGGCCGGTGACGTCAAATACCATATGGGTTTTTCGTCGGACCTCGCAACGCCGGGCGGCCCGGTTCACCTCACGCTCGCCTTTAATCCCTCCCACCTTGAAATTGTGAATCCAGTAGTCGAAGGCTCGGTGTATGCACGTCAGCGGCGTCGCGGCGATAAGACAGGATCACAAGTATTAGCTGTGCTGATTCACGGCGATGCAGCGGTGGCAGGTCAAGGCGTGAATCAGGAAATTCTGAATTTTTCCGCCACGCGTGGTTATGGCACGGGTGGCACCGTGCATATTGTGGTCAATAATCAGATTGGGTTTACCACGTCTGACATTCGGGATTATCGCTCCTCGCTATATTGCACGGATATTTTCAAAATGATCGAGGCGCCAATTTTCCATGTCAACGGAGACGACCCAGAGGCGGTTGCTTTTGTCACTAAACTGGCAATGGAATACCGGCAAGAATTCAAGCGGGATGTGGTGATTGACCTGGTTTGCTTCCGTAAGCTTGGCCATAACGAGCAAGATGAGCCCATGGTGACGCAACCGCTGATGTACAAAAAAATCAGTCAGCACCCCGGCACTCGCCAACTGTATGCCGACAAGCTGGTAGCGCAGGGAATATGCTCAGCAGGTGAGCCTGAGCAGGTCATCGCGGATTATCGTGCAGCTCTTGACCGGGGGGAGTTGCTTTACAACCCGGTGCTGGAAAATTATGCACATAAATTTTTAATTGACTGGACGCCTTTTATCGGTCAGCCTTATACCGATAAATGTAATACCACCGTGCCGATAGCCGATTTGAAAAATCTCGCCAAACAAATCACGACCATTCCCGATAATTTCACGCTTCATTCGCGTGTGCAAAAGATTATTGATGATCGACGCTCGATGGGGGAAGGAAAGCTTCCGCTGGACTGGGGGATGGCCGAAAATCTGGCTTACGCTACGCTCCTGGTGCAAGGTTTTGGTGTGCGCGTTTCTGGTGAAGATACCGGGCGGGGTACTTTTTTCCATCGGCATGCCGTTTTGCACGATCAGAATCGTGAAAAATGGGACGATGGCATCTACATGCCCTTGCAGAATCTGGGCAATAAGCAAGCGCCCTTTGTGGTGATTGATTCGGTACTCTCGGAAGAGGGTGTCATGGCGTTCGATTACGGTTATTCCACCGCCGAACCCAATGAGCTGGTTATCTGGGAAGGCCAGTTTGGTGACTTTGCCAATGGTGCGCAGGTTGTCATTGATCAATTCATATCGTCTGGTGAAGCCAAGTGGGGGCGATTGTCTGGATTTACCCTGATGCTACCCCACGGCTATGAAGGGCAAGGTCCAGAGCACTCTTCTGCGCGGATCGAACGATTCATGAGTTTGTCAGCAGAAAACAATTGGCAGGTGTGTATTCCCACCACGCCAGCACAGATTTTTCATTTACTCCGCCGACAAATGTTGCGCAAACTGCGCAAACCCTTGGTCATTATCACGCCTAAATCGCTGCTGCGGCATAAGGATGCGGTGTCGTCACTGAATGAACTTTCCAAAGGGAAGTTCCAGACAGTTATTGGCGAAACCGAAGATCTGGACGCCAAGAAAGTGACGCGTGTCGTCATGTGTTCTGGCAAGATCTATTATGAATTGATGGCGCATCGTCGCGAACAGAAAATCATGAACACTGCGATTATTCGGCTGGAACAACCCTACCCATTTCCTGAAGCCGAGCTCAATGCTGAGTTGGCAAAGTGGCCAAAAGCCAAAGAGGTGGTGTGGTGTCAGGAAGAGCCCCGCAATCAAGGCTGCTGGTACTGGCTCGCTTCGCGTCATCATCTGGTCAATGCCATAGATCAAGCCGCGTTATTTTTGGTGAGTCGCCCGGCCTCGGCTTCCCCCGCTGCTGGTTATTATGCCAAGCACAACGCGCAACAAAAGGCAGTCATTGAGGGCGCATTTAGCGTACTCAAGACGCGCAGTAATTCAATGGAGTGAGT contains the following coding sequences:
- a CDS encoding succinate dehydrogenase assembly factor 2, with protein sequence MPEDRHVRLGRLRWHCRRALLELDLLFERFWQRYGDTIDVQDEAALKQLLALEDYDLWALVSGTQKSDDPQLIQMIERIRTEFVPLDHERLSGNFYFNGST
- a CDS encoding 2-oxoglutarate dehydrogenase E1 component; this encodes MKQMLSNSYLFGANTPYIEELYDAYLANPASVDPAWRDYFDKLSILPGAGSYTGPDVAHYPVIASFAQRAKEGTLQSPTRAIVADDKQVKVLQLINAYRFLGNRWAQIDPLKRSERPAIAELEPSHYGFTEADLGQSFKTGSFAALPDTATLREILEALRETYCGTIGSEYMYMADIQQKRWIQARLEPIRATPSHTAEEKKRFLERVTAAETLERYLHTRYVGQKRFSLEGGESAILAMDELIRVGGSHGIQEIVIGMAHRGRLNVLVNTLGKSPKMLFDEFEGKKASDLSAGDVKYHMGFSSDLATPGGPVHLTLAFNPSHLEIVNPVVEGSVYARQRRRGDKTGSQVLAVLIHGDAAVAGQGVNQEILNFSATRGYGTGGTVHIVVNNQIGFTTSDIRDYRSSLYCTDIFKMIEAPIFHVNGDDPEAVAFVTKLAMEYRQEFKRDVVIDLVCFRKLGHNEQDEPMVTQPLMYKKISQHPGTRQLYADKLVAQGICSAGEPEQVIADYRAALDRGELLYNPVLENYAHKFLIDWTPFIGQPYTDKCNTTVPIADLKNLAKQITTIPDNFTLHSRVQKIIDDRRSMGEGKLPLDWGMAENLAYATLLVQGFGVRVSGEDTGRGTFFHRHAVLHDQNREKWDDGIYMPLQNLGNKQAPFVVIDSVLSEEGVMAFDYGYSTAEPNELVIWEGQFGDFANGAQVVIDQFISSGEAKWGRLSGFTLMLPHGYEGQGPEHSSARIERFMSLSAENNWQVCIPTTPAQIFHLLRRQMLRKLRKPLVIITPKSLLRHKDAVSSLNELSKGKFQTVIGETEDLDAKKVTRVVMCSGKIYYELMAHRREQKIMNTAIIRLEQPYPFPEAELNAELAKWPKAKEVVWCQEEPRNQGCWYWLASRHHLVNAIDQAALFLVSRPASASPAAGYYAKHNAQQKAVIEGAFSVLKTRSNSME
- the sdhA gene encoding succinate dehydrogenase flavoprotein subunit; protein product: MTYTVRKFDAVVVGAGGAGLRAALQLSESGLKTAVLTKVFPTRSHTVAAQGGVAASLGNSEEDNWHWHMYDTIKGGDWMCDQDSVEFMCRNANAAVVELEHYGMPFDRIDNGKIYQRPFGGHMSNFGEKPVRRSCAAADRTGHAMLHALYQRNVKVNTQFFVEWQALDLIRDTDGEVLGVVAMDMETSEVVAFHAKATIFATGGAGRVYYSSTNAFINTGDGLGMAARAGIPLEDMEFWQFHPTGVAGAGVLITEGVRGEGGILRNADGERFMERYAPNAKDLASRDVVSRSMLTEINEGRGAGPYKDYVYLDLTHLDPQVILKRLPSIHEIGIQFAGVDCLKEYLPVVPTAHYQMGGIPTNRYGQVVVPQGNDLSVPVPGFYAAGECACASVHGANRLGTNSLLDLLVFGKSSGEAAVASIRENVKAHKPLPVDVIEKSLARLDRLNTQKGGANVHETRLLMQRTLQKHAGVFRFSNLLKEGVTKILEVAETVAHTEIQDKSKVFNTARIEALELDNLIEVAKATMISAEARKESRGAHMRDDAEDSPEHPNGRNDEEWLKHTLWHREGNRLEYKPVQMKPLSVDSIELKKRTY
- a CDS encoding succinate dehydrogenase iron-sulfur subunit — encoded protein: MPLTMRTYHFKIYRYDPDKDAKPYMQDIFVECDPMDKKLLDAMIKLKAKDDSLSFRRSCREGVCGSDAMNINGKNGLACLTDLAIFPEGKPIVLRPLPGLPVVRDLIVDMTQFFKQYLSIKPYLVNDDPLPERERLQSPEDREELNGLYECILCACCTTACPSFWWNPDKFVGPAGLLAAYRFIADTRDQATNERLDNLEDPYRLFRCHTIMNCVDVCPKGLNPTKAIGKIKEMMVQRAV
- the gltA gene encoding citrate synthase; its protein translation is MSTNRTANFAVDGKHVEFPVMSGTHGNDVIDIRTLGAKTGLFTYDPGFLSTASCQSKVTYIDGDKGELLYRGYPIEQLAEQCNFLEVAYLLRNGELPNAEKKTKFEDTIKKHTMVHEQLVKFYQGFRRDAHPMAVMVGVVGALSAFYHDAHDFSDAEHRSISFNRLIAKMPTIVAMTYKYSVGQPFMYPRNDLDYTANFMHMMFGTPAEEYKPNPVLVRALDVIFTLHADHEQNASTSTVRLAGSSGANPFACISAGIACLWGPAHGGANEACLEMLEEIGDVSRVGEYIKRAKDKTDNFKLMGFGHRVYKNFDPRARLMSKVCADVLSELGLENDRLFKLAKELEKIALEDDYFIEKKLYPNVDFYSGIVQKALGIPTSMFTCIFALARTVGWMTQWEEMITDPEYKIGRPRQLYTGAARRDVIQIAKR